Proteins from a genomic interval of Capsicum annuum cultivar UCD-10X-F1 chromosome 4, UCD10Xv1.1, whole genome shotgun sequence:
- the LOC107856096 gene encoding cyclin-C1-1 isoform X2 — MEMKVLEALNYNLVIYLPYRSLSRFLQDAGVTDATQLTWGLINDTYKMDLILICPPYLITLACMYIASVLKDKETVAWFEELRVDMNVCYQKEKA; from the exons ATGGAGATGAAAGTTTTAGAAGCCCTAAACTATAACTTAGTCATATATCTTCCATATCGTTCATTATCACG GTTCCTTCAGGACGCCGGCGTGACTGATGCTACTCAATTGACTTG GGGACTTATAAATGACACCTATAAGATGGACCTGATTCTCATATGCCCACCATATTTGATTACTTTAGCCTGCATGTATATTGCAAGCGTACTGAAAGATAAAGAAACTGTTGCCTGGTTTGAGGAGCTTCGAGTTGATATGAATGTG